The Melospiza melodia melodia isolate bMelMel2 chromosome 7, bMelMel2.pri, whole genome shotgun sequence genome has a segment encoding these proteins:
- the SMIM7 gene encoding small integral membrane protein 7: MIGDLLLCGTLLVNAGAVLNFRLRRRDTEGFGEEQREPTTGDNIREFLLSLRYFRIFIALWNIFMMFCMIVLFGS; this comes from the exons ATGATCGGGGACCTGCTGCTCTGCGG GACGCTGCTGGTGAACGCCGGTGCCGTGCTCAACTTCAGGCT gaggaggagggacacggagggattcggagaggagcagagggaaccCACGACCG GTGACAATATCAGAGAGTTCTTGCTGAGTCTCAGGTATTTCCGAATCTTCATTGCCCTGTGGAATATCTTCATGATGTTCTGCATGATTGT GTTATTTGGATCTTGA